The sequence ACCGGGGCGGTGCGCGGTGCCACGGCGACGTGGGCGACGGGCGCGAGCGTGCACCTGGTGGGCCGGGAACGGGAGTTGACCGAGTTCGAGCGCTGCCTGGACGACCCGGACGGTCCCGGCCTGGTGCTCGTCCACGGAGAACGGGGAGCGGGGCGCAGCGCGTTCGCGCATGCGGCCGCCGAACGGCTGGCTGCGCGGGGCCATACAGTTCTGCCGCTGGTCTGCGTGCGCGGGGACCAGGACCGTCCGCTCCTGCTGGCGCTGCGGGTGGTCACCGCCGTGCGGGAGCGCCGGTCGGTCACCGGGAGGCAGCCCGCGGCCGGCCGGGCGGACCTGGACGCCGAGGTGCTGCCCGCCACGGAGAGGGGCGATCGGGCGGCCCTTGCCGACGCGCTGCTGTCCGCGCTGACGCATGCGGCGCCCGTGGCCGTGGTGGTGGACGACGCGCAGTACGCCGATGCGGCATCCCTCGACGTACTGGGAGTCGTCGCCGCTCGGCGCCCCCCGGAGGTCCGGCTGGTGATCACGTCGGTACGGCACACCGGCGGGGCCGGTGACGCCTGGTCCGTCCGGCTGGACCAGGCCGTCGGACTGGCGGCGGAGGCGGGCACGGCGCGAACGATCGCCCTGCCGCGCCTGACCCGGCCGCAGCTCGCCGACATGGTGGCGCGGCGGTCGCAGGCGGTGCCCGACCCGGCCCTGGTGGCGGGCATCCTCGGGCTGACCCGAGGGATTCCCGCAGTCGCCGACGCGCTGCTCACCGAGTGGTCGCGGCGGGACGCGGTGCGGATCGCCGACGGGCACGCCTTCCTCGCCGCGGGCGCGCCGGTGCCGGTACTGCCCGATGAGGACCGGTTCATGAGGGCGCTGCACGAACTCGGCGAGACCTGCTGGACGACTGCGGCGGCATTGAGCGTCCTGTGGCCGCTCGGTCGGACGGCGGCGACGCTGGTGGCCGAGACCACCGGTCTGTCCGACCGGGAGGTCGGCGACGGCGTGCGCCGCCTGATCGCCGCGGGACTCCTCGACGAACTGCCCGGCGAGGACGGTGACGGCCCCCGGGGCTGGGCCTTCCGGTCACCCCTGATGGAGCACGCCGCCCGGGAGCGGCTCGGGCCCCTGGAACGCGCCCGGATGTCCGCCGCCGCGGTGGAGGCTCTCTGGGCGGCGCGGGACGGCGCGGGCGCCGCGACGGACCCGCAGTGCCCGGTCGTGCTCCTGGATGAGGCGGATGCCGAGACCTACCTGCCCGACCGGATCGCCGACGCGGGGGTGCTGATCGACCGCGAGCGTGCGGCGGCGGAACTGACGGCTGCCGCCGAGGCGTTGCACCCCGACCCCGAGGACCGCGGCATGCTGCGGTGGTTCCGAGCGGCGCTGCGCCTGATCGAGGAGCCGGAGGCCCGCGAACTGGCGTTGCTGCGGTGTGTGAAGGCCGCCTGGATCGTGGGCGACCACCCGGCGGCGGGCCGGGCGGCGGAGACGATTCTGCGCGACCCCTCCGATGTCGTCAGCGGCCCGGATCTCCACGAGCTCGCCGTCCTCCAGGTCGTCGCGGCCACCTCCGTGAAGGACTGGCCGCAGCTGTCCCGGATGGGGGCGGCCGAGTGGTGGGACCGTCTGCCGCTGCCCCCGGGGGCCGCATCGTCGGCGCGGGCGCTGGCGTTGTGCATGAGCGGGCGGTGGTCGGAGGGTCTGGACCTGCTCTCGCGGACGGAGACGGTGTGGCGCCCGCACCCGCAGATCCGGCTGGTGCCCGAGCTGGCGCAGGTCGCCGGAAACCTGGTGCAGGGCCGGACCGACGTGCTCGCCCGGGCCCTGGAGACGCCGCCGGATCCCGGCCTCCCCCCGGAGGTGCTGTACTCGATAGCGGCCGGGTACACCCAGCAGTTGCTCGGCAACGCCGACCTGTGCGGCGCCTTGGAGCTGTTGAAGGACCGCGGAATGCCGCCCGAGGCGCTTCCCCCGACCACACACTTCCTCCTGCTCCACCTCCAGGGCCGGTGGGACGACGCGCTGGCGCTGGCGCGCGGCCTGGTCGCAAAGGACCAGACGTTCATCGCGGCGCCCCAGCACCATCTGCTCACCGCGGGGACGGCCGGCATCCTGCTGGCCAGGGGCAAGCCGGTCGGCGCCGCCCGTCTGATCGCCGGTGAGCGTGGGTCCCACGAGGGCCATGTGGAGATCTTCCTGGACGTCGCCGAGGCCGCGGTGCTGCGGACGATGGGACGTACCGACGAGGCCGAGCGCATCTTGCGTCGCGGGCTGGAGGAGGCGGACGCGCGCGGCTATGTCCACGGCACCGACGAGCTGGCCGCCGCCCTCGCCACGCTCCGGGCGGAGACGGGCCGGGCCGAAGCGGCGGCGTCCTGTCTGTGGCGCCTTGAGGAACTCGCCGGGCGCACCGGCAGCGGGCGGACCCGGCTGCTGTACCTGCTGGCGGCGGCCCGGGTGCCGGGCCAGGCTTCCGGTGCCGCGCGCGAGATGCTGCACGAGGCGGTGGACCTGGCCCGCTCGCGGCGACAGCCGTTCGAGACCGCGGTCACGCTGGCGGCGGCCGCCGGGGACGCGGGTCCCCCGGAGCTGCTGCACGAGGCCTACGAACTGTACGGCCAGACGGGCTCCTTGTTGTGCCGCTTCCACACCAGGGCCGCGATGCGCGAGGCCGGGCTGACCGTCCCCGGCCGCAGACAGGCCACCGCCGAGAACGAGCGGCTGCTGGCCACGTTGATCACCGAAGGGCTCACGAACCGTCAGATCGCCACCGTACTGCGGCTCAGCGAGGACGCCATCGCCAATCGCCTCTCACGGCTGTTCGCACGCACCGGCCTGCGGTCCCGTACCGAGGTCGTCTCGGCCATGCTCACCGGCAAGCCACTGACCGCTCCGGACCACTGAACGTCCCGGGTCCGCAGGCCCGGCACTCGTGCCAGGTTTCCCTGTCCTTAAGTGATCGAGCCGTGCGTCAAGCCGGTGGCCGAAAGATACGTGGCACGATCATCCACCTCATGGGCGATTTCCGATGGGGAGGCGAAATGCCTGAACAGACACTCACCGGCACCGTGTGTGTGGCGGTCCACTCACCCGACGCGGTGGTCCACGCGGGACTTGTCAGCTCCCTCAAGCACGACCACCGCGTCCAGGAAGTCCCACCCGAGAGAATCCACGAGGCCGACGCCGTCGTGGCGGCCTTCGACACCGTCGACGCCACCGCACTGGACCGACTGCGCGCCCTGTCCGACAGACCCGACACGCGTTTCCTCCTCGTCGCCGGACGACACTGGCGAGCGGATGTGTGTGCGGCGATCGACCGGGGAGTGCGCGCCGTGCTGTGGCGTGACGCGTTCACTCCCTCCGCCTTCGTCCGCACCCTGCTCACCGTCGCGGACGGCGGCGGCAGCTTCCCGCCCACCCTGCAAGGGGCGCTCATGGAACAGGTCCGGTGGACCCACCAGGAGGTCCTCGCACCGCGCGGCCTCACCGCCTCAGGCGTCAGCCCCCGCGAACTCGATGTCCTCCGCCTGCTCTCGGAGGGCAGGGAACTCGCCGAGATCGCCGCCCAGTTGTGTTATTCGGAGCGCACGGTGAAGTACATCCTCTACGGCCTGATGAAGCGTTTACAGCTGCGCAACCGCGCGCACGCCGTCTCCTACGCCATCCGCGCCGGCCTCATCTGACGCACTTGCCTTCCGGTGCCGTCCACGGCGGCGCGTTGCCGCCTGCGGTGTCCCGGGGTCTGCGCAGACCTGTTCAAAAGGGCAAAGGCCCTCCGGAAAGCTGGACTCCGGAGCCGGCGGCCCTGCAATGTGACGGAGCGTGATCTAACAAACCTTCCGTCCGGTTGATTCCGTATCCAAGGAAGTCAGCGTCATCCACAGGAGTTTGGCGCCCGACCCTGCCGCCTTCTGCGCCACGGCACGCACCTTTGCGGCCCGGCCAACGGACGAGGCGAGAGACGACAGGGCCCGAGGGAAATGAGGTCGAAGTGAACTTCCGCATACTGGGCTCTCTCCAGGCAGGCGTGGACGGCGCGACCATGCCGCTCGGCGGAGTGATCAAACGCCGGCTGCTCGCCTACCTTCTGCTGAATGCCAACCGGGTCGTGGCCACACACAAGCTGCTCGACGTCCTGTGGCCGGAGGAAACGCCCCGCACCGCGCGCAAGATGATCGGGAACGCCGTCCGGGGCCTGCGGCTCGATCTGGCCCACGGGGCCACGGACACGCGTGCCGCCTTACTCACGCTTGCTCCCGGATACCAGCTGCGGGTCGAACCCGACACCGTGGATCTGTTCCTGTTCCGCCGGCAGGTGGAACAAGGACGAGCCGAAGCCCGCGCCGGCGATCATCTCGCCGCGGCGTGCACGCTGCGGGGGGCGCTCGGGCTGTGGCGGGGTGCGGCACTCGCCGACCTGGCGGACGGCGACTTGAACTGGCCCGAACTGGACGGTCTGGAGAGTGAGCGACTGAGCGCCCTGGAGGACTATTTCGAAGCCGGACTGGCGATCGGCCACCACCATGAGATTCTGGGCGGGCTGCAGACGGCCGTCGCCGAGGACCCGCTGCGCGAGCGGCTGAGCGGCCAGCTGATGTTGGCGTTCTACCGATGCGGTCGGCAGACCGACGCGCTGTCGGTGTTCCGGCGCATCAGGAGCGAACTTGTGGACCAGTTCGGACTTGAGCCGTCGCGGGAGCTACGGGACCTGGAACGGGCCATCCTCGAACACTCCCCCGCCCTGGACGTGCCGGCCGCGCCGGTAGCGGAGCGCCACCAGGCGCCCGAGCCGAGGATGGTGCCGACCCTCGTCGAACAGCGGGCGACGCGTCGGCCGGACGCGCCCGACGCCCCCGATGCCTCGTCCGTGAGCCGCGTACTGTCGCGGGTGGGAAGGGACCACAGACGCGATCACCGTGTGGTGCCCGGCCACGTGGAGGACGGCGATCGGCAGTGTACGAGCCCTCGGTCGACGCCCCGGCGCACACGGGTGAGCGTCGTCCTGGTGTGGGTGCGGCATGACCTGTCCGACGACCATGATCTGGACGGCGTTCAGCGGGCCATGGCGGACATCGAGGCGGTGCTGCGGCAGCAGTCCCGGCAGAACGGGGGGACCGTGGGACCGGTGACGGCACCGGTGTTCTCCGCCGTGTTCGGCATCGACAACCCTCGCCGGGACGACGCCCTGCGCGCCGTGCGGACGGCCTTCGCCCTCCGGGACCGGATCGATGGCAACCGGCTGCGTACCCACCCGTCCTGCATCCGGTTGCACGTCGCTGTGGTCACCGGTGATGCCTTCTTGTCGTACCTGCCGGCGCACAGCGGCGTCCCGACGGTCACGGGAGACGCCGTCGACCGGGGCTTCCGGCTGCTGACGATGGCGCCCCGAGGGCAGGTGCGGGTGTGTGAGGTCACGCGCCAGGCGACGGAATCGCATATCTCGTACCACCTGGGCCCCGAGCCGCCGGAGGGCTGGGAAGCGGTCCGCATGCGGACCGCCGCCGGTCATGGCCTCCAGGAGGTGTGTTCACCGGAGCGGTCCGAGCCATCGGACGGACCGGGCCTGCCGCAGCTCACGGCTCGATCTCTCTGAAGAGGTGCAGGAAGCCGGTTTCCCCCGCTCTCGCCTCGGCCAGTTGCCTGGTGGCCCGCACGTCCCTTTTGCCGTTGGCGTCGACCTTGATCTCCGGCACGACGTAGACCCGTCTGGGCACCAGTTCCTTGGGCAGCAGGGAGGCGAGCTGTACGCGGACCTCCCGCTCCGTGGGCGGCGTCTGTGCCGACTGGTCGTCGAAGACCACGAAGACCTCGACCGCGTCCAGGACTCCACCGCGGATGACGTCGAAGGCGGCGTCGACGATCAGCGGCAGCGACAGCGCGTGGCGGCGCAACTCGGCCGGTTCGAAGCGGTGGCCGCTCACCTTCAACTGGCCGTCCTTTCGGCCGAGATGGAGCAGCATCCCCTCGGGCAGCACCTCGACGATGTCGCCCGTGGGGTAGGCGCGGCCACCGAACGCGGGCTCATCGAAGAAGCGGCCCCCGCCGCCGAGGTAGCCGCGGGCGACACCGAATCCGCTGATGAGGAGTTCACCGTGGCCGCCCTCCCCCACCGGTCCGCCGCGATCGTCCACCACGTAGGCCGCGGTGTTCCAGGCGGGGCTGCCGATGGGCACGGTGGGCAGGTCGGGCAGGTCCCGCACGGTGGAACGGAAGGCACAGCAACCGATCGTGGCCTCGGTCGGCCCGTAGTGGTTGACCACTTCCACGTCGTCGAGCCTGCCCCCCATCTGCCGCAGCAGGGCCGGTTCCAGCGGCTCACCGCCGATCATCAGCCGCTTGACGACGGATCGGTACTCCGGCCGCAGCATGCGCTCGAACAGGCGGAAGTGGCTGGGCGTGGCCTTGATGAAGTCATACGGCCGGGTTCGTGGAGAGAACAGGCTCGGGTAGTCCCAGGAGTCCTCGATCATGACGATCGTGCGCCCCTGCGCCAAGGGCACCCACAGGGTGGTGAGAGCGAGGTCGAAGCTCATGCTGGCGAACACCGGGCAGGCGGCACCGCCCGCGTTCGGCAGGACGTGGGTCGCGGCCCAGCCGATGTAGTTGACCAGCGATCGGTGTTCCACCAATACGCCCTTGGGCAACCCCGTCGAGCCCGATGTGAAGACCACGTAGGCCAGATCGTCGTGGCGCGCGCCGCATGTGACGGGGGCCGACGCGTCAGCCGGCAGATCCGGCACGTCGGAGGTGTTCAGCGTGGGGAGGCCGGCTGCGCATGCGGCGGAGCCGGTGCCGTCCCACACCATGACTCGCGGCCGTAGCTGGTCGAGGATGAGCCGCACGCGCCCGAGGGGATTGGTCGGGTCGATCGGCGCGTAGGCCGCGCGGACGGCCATGACCGCGATCATCGCCGCCACCGACTCCGCGTTGCGGTGGGCGATGATGCCGATGACCTCCCCCGGCTGCACATTCATGTCCCGCAGCCCGGCTGCGAGGGACATGCTGCGCCGCCACAGCTGACGGAACGTGGTCCTGGTGCTTCCGCATTCGAGCGCGACCGCGTCCGGCGCGGTCTCGGCCCATCGGCCGATCAGCTCCACCACGGAGGACGCCCGCAACTCCCGACGTTCCCCCACGAGGGCAGCGTTCGG is a genomic window of Streptomyces gilvosporeus containing:
- a CDS encoding AAA family ATPase codes for the protein MDSGRPAETGAVRGATATWATGASVHLVGRERELTEFERCLDDPDGPGLVLVHGERGAGRSAFAHAAAERLAARGHTVLPLVCVRGDQDRPLLLALRVVTAVRERRSVTGRQPAAGRADLDAEVLPATERGDRAALADALLSALTHAAPVAVVVDDAQYADAASLDVLGVVAARRPPEVRLVITSVRHTGGAGDAWSVRLDQAVGLAAEAGTARTIALPRLTRPQLADMVARRSQAVPDPALVAGILGLTRGIPAVADALLTEWSRRDAVRIADGHAFLAAGAPVPVLPDEDRFMRALHELGETCWTTAAALSVLWPLGRTAATLVAETTGLSDREVGDGVRRLIAAGLLDELPGEDGDGPRGWAFRSPLMEHAARERLGPLERARMSAAAVEALWAARDGAGAATDPQCPVVLLDEADAETYLPDRIADAGVLIDRERAAAELTAAAEALHPDPEDRGMLRWFRAALRLIEEPEARELALLRCVKAAWIVGDHPAAGRAAETILRDPSDVVSGPDLHELAVLQVVAATSVKDWPQLSRMGAAEWWDRLPLPPGAASSARALALCMSGRWSEGLDLLSRTETVWRPHPQIRLVPELAQVAGNLVQGRTDVLARALETPPDPGLPPEVLYSIAAGYTQQLLGNADLCGALELLKDRGMPPEALPPTTHFLLLHLQGRWDDALALARGLVAKDQTFIAAPQHHLLTAGTAGILLARGKPVGAARLIAGERGSHEGHVEIFLDVAEAAVLRTMGRTDEAERILRRGLEEADARGYVHGTDELAAALATLRAETGRAEAAASCLWRLEELAGRTGSGRTRLLYLLAAARVPGQASGAAREMLHEAVDLARSRRQPFETAVTLAAAAGDAGPPELLHEAYELYGQTGSLLCRFHTRAAMREAGLTVPGRRQATAENERLLATLITEGLTNRQIATVLRLSEDAIANRLSRLFARTGLRSRTEVVSAMLTGKPLTAPDH
- a CDS encoding helix-turn-helix transcriptional regulator gives rise to the protein MPEQTLTGTVCVAVHSPDAVVHAGLVSSLKHDHRVQEVPPERIHEADAVVAAFDTVDATALDRLRALSDRPDTRFLLVAGRHWRADVCAAIDRGVRAVLWRDAFTPSAFVRTLLTVADGGGSFPPTLQGALMEQVRWTHQEVLAPRGLTASGVSPRELDVLRLLSEGRELAEIAAQLCYSERTVKYILYGLMKRLQLRNRAHAVSYAIRAGLI
- a CDS encoding BTAD domain-containing putative transcriptional regulator, giving the protein MNFRILGSLQAGVDGATMPLGGVIKRRLLAYLLLNANRVVATHKLLDVLWPEETPRTARKMIGNAVRGLRLDLAHGATDTRAALLTLAPGYQLRVEPDTVDLFLFRRQVEQGRAEARAGDHLAAACTLRGALGLWRGAALADLADGDLNWPELDGLESERLSALEDYFEAGLAIGHHHEILGGLQTAVAEDPLRERLSGQLMLAFYRCGRQTDALSVFRRIRSELVDQFGLEPSRELRDLERAILEHSPALDVPAAPVAERHQAPEPRMVPTLVEQRATRRPDAPDAPDASSVSRVLSRVGRDHRRDHRVVPGHVEDGDRQCTSPRSTPRRTRVSVVLVWVRHDLSDDHDLDGVQRAMADIEAVLRQQSRQNGGTVGPVTAPVFSAVFGIDNPRRDDALRAVRTAFALRDRIDGNRLRTHPSCIRLHVAVVTGDAFLSYLPAHSGVPTVTGDAVDRGFRLLTMAPRGQVRVCEVTRQATESHISYHLGPEPPEGWEAVRMRTAAGHGLQEVCSPERSEPSDGPGLPQLTARSL
- a CDS encoding amino acid adenylation domain-containing protein produces the protein MGERRELRASSVVELIGRWAETAPDAVALECGSTRTTFRQLWRRSMSLAAGLRDMNVQPGEVIGIIAHRNAESVAAMIAVMAVRAAYAPIDPTNPLGRVRLILDQLRPRVMVWDGTGSAACAAGLPTLNTSDVPDLPADASAPVTCGARHDDLAYVVFTSGSTGLPKGVLVEHRSLVNYIGWAATHVLPNAGGAACPVFASMSFDLALTTLWVPLAQGRTIVMIEDSWDYPSLFSPRTRPYDFIKATPSHFRLFERMLRPEYRSVVKRLMIGGEPLEPALLRQMGGRLDDVEVVNHYGPTEATIGCCAFRSTVRDLPDLPTVPIGSPAWNTAAYVVDDRGGPVGEGGHGELLISGFGVARGYLGGGGRFFDEPAFGGRAYPTGDIVEVLPEGMLLHLGRKDGQLKVSGHRFEPAELRRHALSLPLIVDAAFDVIRGGVLDAVEVFVVFDDQSAQTPPTEREVRVQLASLLPKELVPRRVYVVPEIKVDANGKRDVRATRQLAEARAGETGFLHLFREIEP